A portion of the Babylonia areolata isolate BAREFJ2019XMU chromosome 4, ASM4173473v1, whole genome shotgun sequence genome contains these proteins:
- the LOC143281551 gene encoding serine palmitoyltransferase small subunit A-like — MVLSLWKRFSDYVRYCYFHYTLVTTIVMLEPVERYAFNAFFTLFVSLFLYTSIIYLPGHLTMMCNFLMHVSGSRPYDTSGKTISN, encoded by the coding sequence ATGGTTCTGTCGCTGTGGAAGAGGTTTTCAGACTACGTCCGCTACTGTTACTTCCACTACACCCTGGTCACCACTATTGTCATGTTGGAACCAGTAGAGCGCTACGCCTTTAATGCTTTCTTcaccctctttgtctcccttttcCTCTACACCAGCATCATTTACCTGCCAGGTCATCTGACCATGATGTGCAATTTTCTGATGCATGTATCTGGCAGCAGGCCTTATGACACAAGTGGGAAGACAATCAGCAATTAA
- the LOC143281376 gene encoding uncharacterized protein LOC143281376, translating into MERDGRRHASFALDTPHEDDNHTSTHTGSVVARVTKGCAFCHTPGQRWKPISSRLMTIRLRASPFNITVIQAYAPTTDYDDEEIEDFYNQLQEILDQTPKKDIIVVQGDWNAKVGEDACKDWKETCGRHCNEESNERGLRLLEFASYNDLKLMNTFGPHKASRRWTWHSSGGEHHNQIDYIMVQRRFQSSVNIAKTRSFPGADIGSDHDLVMMTLRLHLKKIRKQGHTRIKFDLEKLKDPQIAEAFQAMIGGKFAPLTVVDADSSDMDMGVLIDTFNTAVTETAKEILGKHRSTKKPWITSDILDLCDKRRELKNKKGETEGVKKYRAANQRIKKSMIKAKENWIKEQCQEIEENLKQNNSKKAYQLVKKLTSTKQERTTTIQDKTGKCLPEEQDILKRWTEYCSELYGHRATGDPEVLNVPPATNNDNHPILREEVEAAVKSLKKGKSVGVDNIPAELVQAGGEAMITALTTICNKIWQIGEWPTPWTQSLIIILPKKGNLQQCQSGFKTVICRESVRARAASTATPNHLCPICGRDFKARTGLTIHLRTHSHRSSY; encoded by the exons atggagagggatgggcgccGCCATGCTTCATTTGCCCTGGACACGCCACATGAAGATGACAACCACACCTCAACTCATACCGGATCGGTCGTCGCCCGGGTCACCAAGGGCTGCGCCTTCTGCCACACACCAGGGCAGAGGTGGAAA CCAATTTCCAGCCGGCTGATGACCATTCGTCTCAGGGCATCCCCTTTCAACATCACAGTAATACAAGCATATGCCCCAACGACAGACTACGACGACGAAGAGATAGAAGACTTCTACAACCAACTTCAAGAAATCCtagatcagacaccaaagaaagacatcattgtCGTACAAGGAGACTGGAACGCCAAAGTGGGAGAGGATGCTTGCAAGGACTGGAAAGAAACATGCGGGCGCCACTGCAATGAAGAGTCCAACGAAAGAGGACTGAGGCTCCTGGAGTTCGCCAGTTACAACGACCTCAAACTGATGAACACATTTGGTCCACACAAGGCATCCaggagatggacatggcacagctcAGGAGGTGAACACCACAACCAGATAGACTATATCATGGTTCAACGACGCTTCCAGTCGAGTGTGAACATCGCCAAAACACGGAGTTTTCCAGGGGCCGATATTGGGAGCGACCATGACCTTGTGATGATGACCCTCAGGCTACATCTGAAGAAGATCAGAAAGCAAGGCCACACAAGGATAAAGTTTGACCTTGAAAAGCTGAAGGACCCACAGATAGCAGAAGCCTTCCAAGCAATGATAGGCGGAAAGTTCGCCCCGCTCACTGTCGTTGACGCAGACAGCTCAGACATGGACATGGGTGTGTTGATCGACACATTCAACACAGCTGTGACGGAAACAGCCAAGGAGATCCTGGGAAAACACCGCTCAACCAAGAAGCCCTGGATCACATCTGACATCCTGGATCTGTGTGACAAGCGGAGagagctgaaaaacaaaaaaggcgaGACAGAAGGAGTGAAGAAGTACAGAGCAGCAAACCAACGAATCAAGAAAAGCATGATAaaggcaaaagagaactggaTTAAAGAGCAATGCCAGGAAATTgaagaaaacctgaaacaaaacaacagcaagaaggcaTACCAACTTGTGAAAAAACTGACCAGCACAAAGCAAGAGCGAACcaccaccatccaggacaaaaccGGAAAATGCCTCCCTGAAGAACAGGACATTTTGAAGAGGTGGACTGAATACTGCTCCGAGCTGTACGGTCACAGAGCCACGGGAGACCCAGAGGTACTGAATGTCCCTCcagcaaccaacaacgacaaccaccccaTCCTTCGAGAAGAAGTGGAAGCAGCTGTAAAATCGCTGAAAAAGGGGAAGTCAGTAGGAGTGGATAATATCCCAGCGgagctggtccaagcagggggagaagcaatgatcacagcccTCACAACCATCTGCAACAAGATATGGCAGATAGGGGAGTGGCCAACACCGTGGACCCAGTCACTGATCATCATCCTCCCCAAgaaaggcaatctacaaca ATGCCAGAGTGGTTTCAAGACGGTCATCTGCcgggagtccgtgagg